From Thalassoglobus sp. JC818, one genomic window encodes:
- a CDS encoding putative molybdenum carrier protein — protein MTSTAPSMPKNPLKIVSGGQTGVDRAALDAALLLRIPCGGWCPSGRRAEDGPIPEIYPLKEMTSPRYDVRTRENVADSDGTLILTDCDRSSGTLLTIRTAQRLDKPLLVLDFRQLLITDRQEQLNEWIEVNSISTLNVAGPRESTSPGIYSRSKSFLQTALKPYSRPFGRTENTGR, from the coding sequence ATGACCTCAACCGCTCCCAGCATGCCCAAAAACCCACTGAAAATCGTTTCAGGAGGCCAGACGGGAGTCGATCGCGCAGCCCTCGATGCTGCCCTGCTTCTGAGAATCCCATGCGGAGGCTGGTGCCCGTCGGGACGTCGCGCAGAAGACGGCCCGATCCCTGAAATCTACCCGCTGAAAGAGATGACTTCGCCGCGATACGACGTTCGAACCCGAGAAAACGTTGCGGACTCTGATGGAACTTTGATCCTGACGGACTGCGATCGGTCTTCCGGAACTCTGCTCACAATTCGAACGGCTCAGCGACTCGATAAGCCACTTCTGGTTTTAGACTTTCGCCAACTTCTTATCACTGACCGACAAGAACAACTGAACGAATGGATTGAAGTGAACTCAATCTCAACGCTGAACGTGGCAGGCCCACGGGAGAGCACTTCTCCCGGAATCTACTCCCGGTCGAAATCGTTCCTGCAAACTGCCCTCAAGCCCTACTCTCGTCCCTTCGGCCGAACAGAGAATACCGGACGCTAA
- the rho gene encoding transcription termination factor Rho: MDDDLDFGAGIVDDDQSTEAPAKPKATRKKTKRAAAKTADDSGEGAETTSRRSTKSKASKSSADKDDANESTSASDDRGEETVVKESSAKASSDSDSNSGEQQSSDQSDDKPRRRRRRRRRGGSGGGEGSNSGGGSNSSQQNSGGRRKSNSSHGGKGRRNSGNQRSRSAKTTRFEKNAAPPEPVQTSGEIEGILELHPKGYGFLRAGANDYGARESDPFVSSSFVEKHHLREGIKIIGEIGPGTRGQGPRLLEIKSIDGGTTDEYEARQHFDNLTPINPFEQLRLETGPSPITMRVMDLLTPIGKGQRALLVAPPRSGKTMLMHEIANSVSQNHPEVHLIVLLIDERPEEVTEMRRMVNGEVIASSMDEDVESHVRISQLIFERGKRLAESGKDCLILMDSVTRTARAFNKWMSGGRESKIGTGGLDVRALDIPRKMFGTARRFDEGGSLTVVATALIETGSRMDEAIFQEFKGTGNMELVLSRDLADRRIWPAIDISRSGTRREEKILDPEVLEGVTMLRRSLVSMSPVEAMDQLIRTLGKFETNKEFLQRIKAVI; this comes from the coding sequence GTGGACGATGATCTCGATTTCGGTGCAGGCATCGTCGATGACGATCAATCCACCGAAGCTCCTGCCAAGCCGAAGGCAACACGCAAAAAGACCAAGCGAGCCGCTGCGAAAACAGCGGACGATTCGGGAGAAGGGGCCGAGACAACGAGTCGTCGAAGTACAAAGAGCAAAGCGTCCAAGTCTTCCGCTGACAAAGATGACGCGAACGAGAGTACCTCAGCCAGCGATGACCGAGGCGAAGAGACTGTCGTGAAAGAGTCGTCAGCCAAAGCTTCCAGTGATTCAGATTCGAATTCCGGCGAGCAACAGTCCTCAGATCAATCCGATGATAAGCCACGTCGTCGTCGACGTCGCCGTCGTCGCGGAGGCAGCGGCGGGGGTGAAGGCAGCAACAGCGGCGGCGGTTCCAATAGCTCTCAGCAGAACTCCGGCGGTCGTCGCAAAAGCAACTCTTCACACGGTGGCAAAGGACGACGCAATTCCGGAAATCAACGTTCACGTTCAGCGAAGACGACGCGATTCGAAAAGAATGCAGCTCCTCCTGAACCAGTGCAAACATCGGGAGAGATCGAAGGAATTCTCGAGCTGCATCCTAAGGGATACGGATTCCTCAGAGCTGGGGCGAACGACTACGGAGCACGTGAGTCAGATCCATTCGTTTCGAGTTCATTCGTCGAGAAGCATCATCTCCGCGAAGGAATCAAGATCATCGGTGAGATCGGCCCTGGAACACGCGGACAGGGACCACGGTTGCTCGAGATCAAGTCGATTGATGGTGGGACCACCGACGAATACGAAGCGCGTCAGCACTTCGACAACCTGACTCCGATTAATCCCTTCGAACAGCTTCGACTGGAAACAGGCCCAAGTCCAATCACAATGCGAGTGATGGACTTGTTGACCCCGATCGGCAAAGGGCAGAGAGCACTTCTCGTCGCACCGCCTCGCTCTGGTAAAACGATGCTGATGCACGAGATCGCGAATTCCGTCAGCCAGAACCATCCGGAAGTCCATCTGATTGTCTTGCTGATCGATGAGCGACCAGAAGAAGTCACAGAAATGCGACGCATGGTCAACGGTGAGGTGATCGCTTCTTCGATGGATGAAGACGTCGAAAGCCACGTCCGCATCAGTCAGCTGATCTTCGAACGCGGAAAACGTCTGGCCGAGTCCGGCAAAGACTGTCTCATTCTGATGGACAGTGTGACCCGAACCGCCCGTGCCTTTAACAAATGGATGAGCGGAGGACGCGAGTCAAAAATCGGAACCGGTGGTCTCGATGTGCGTGCTCTCGACATCCCTCGAAAGATGTTCGGAACAGCTCGGCGATTTGACGAAGGTGGATCATTGACGGTTGTTGCAACCGCATTGATCGAAACCGGAAGTCGAATGGACGAAGCGATCTTCCAGGAGTTCAAAGGAACAGGAAACATGGAACTGGTCCTCAGCCGCGATCTCGCCGATCGTCGGATCTGGCCAGCCATTGATATCTCCCGATCAGGAACTCGAAGAGAAGAAAAAATTCTCGATCCAGAAGTTCTGGAAGGTGTCACAATGCTTCGCCGAAGTCTCGTTTCGATGAGCCCGGTGGAAGCAATGGATCAACTGATTCGAACTCTCGGAAAATTCGAAACGAACAAAGAATTCCTGCAGCGAATCAAAGCTGTGATTTAG